One Moritella sp. Urea-trap-13 genomic window carries:
- a CDS encoding YdcH family protein, with protein MLNENHALIFDFPELKQDIVYLNYKNESFREKSKQYHLLDYDIRQLEIDGSPTDDEHMTQLKLQRAHLKDVLYQQLKQHHDEVIAAS; from the coding sequence ATGCTAAATGAGAATCATGCACTTATTTTTGACTTTCCAGAATTAAAACAAGATATCGTATATTTAAACTATAAAAATGAGTCGTTCAGAGAGAAATCAAAACAGTATCATTTACTCGACTACGACATTCGCCAATTAGAAATCGATGGCAGTCCGACTGATGATGAGCATATGACACAACTAAAATTACAAAGAGCCCATTTAAAAGATGTTTTATATCAGCAATTAAAACAACATCATGACGAAGTCATCGCGGCATCTTAA
- a CDS encoding LysR family transcriptional regulator has translation MIKVNDNLLSGLATFTATATCHSFTQAAEKLHITTGAISQQIKQLEKNLQLNLFERHSRGIRLTPSGQQLHQVVEQSLTDIGDVISQLQQDNRHTGDIHLKLTPSFAYKWLVPRLQDFYQQYPDIKIHTFAEGALVDHSDSNFDLAIDYGKTPYQSNDKKINAELLLAEQLLPVMSPQYMSKFDLSLTDNTHNLARFADAELWQNMTLLHDAMPWQHADKDAEWQFWLQQMSLTTATKNALSKHGHYFNRTDMAMAAAAAGLGVALARCALFNNGLTTADLAKEGLVSPFNPIDAQAGYYLIQHHHSPAIECFKTWLKQQASLSHNERHGSNYQ, from the coding sequence ATGATAAAAGTGAACGATAATCTGTTATCTGGTTTAGCCACATTCACAGCCACGGCGACTTGTCATAGTTTCACTCAAGCCGCTGAAAAACTGCATATCACCACAGGTGCCATTAGCCAACAAATAAAACAACTGGAAAAAAACTTACAGTTAAACTTGTTTGAACGGCATTCTCGCGGCATTCGCTTAACACCTTCAGGGCAGCAATTACACCAAGTTGTCGAACAAAGCTTAACGGATATTGGCGACGTAATTAGCCAGCTACAACAAGACAATCGCCATACCGGCGATATACATCTTAAACTTACGCCGTCTTTTGCATATAAATGGTTAGTGCCGCGCTTGCAAGATTTCTATCAGCAATACCCCGATATAAAGATCCATACCTTTGCCGAAGGTGCATTAGTGGATCATAGCGATAGCAATTTTGATCTTGCTATCGATTATGGTAAAACGCCCTATCAATCGAATGATAAAAAAATAAATGCTGAATTGTTATTAGCGGAGCAATTGTTACCGGTAATGAGTCCGCAGTATATGAGCAAGTTTGATTTGAGCCTCACCGACAATACGCATAATCTTGCGCGCTTTGCTGATGCAGAACTGTGGCAGAATATGACGCTATTACATGATGCCATGCCTTGGCAGCATGCCGATAAAGACGCGGAGTGGCAATTTTGGTTACAACAGATGTCTCTTACAACGGCAACCAAAAACGCACTGAGTAAACACGGGCATTATTTTAATCGTACCGATATGGCAATGGCGGCGGCTGCCGCAGGATTAGGTGTGGCATTAGCCCGTTGCGCGCTCTTTAATAACGGCTTAACCACTGCAGATTTGGCCAAAGAAGGTTTAGTCTCACCTTTTAACCCTATCGATGCACAGGCGGGGTATTACTTGATTCAACATCATCACTCACCTGCGATTGAATGCTTTAAAACCTGGTTAAAACAACAAGCGTCTTTATCGCATAACGAAAGGCACGGGAGTAATTACCAGTAG
- a CDS encoding site-specific DNA-methyltransferase, whose product MKLHKIDAVDWLKTLPNESVDLVITDPPYESLEKHRKIGTTTRLKKSAGSSNQWFDIFPNSDFPALIEQIYRVLKKNSHFYLFCDQETMFVIKPIAEELGFKFWKPIVWDKCAIGMGYHYRARYEFILFFEKGKRKLQDLGMPDVLQEKRVWRGYPTEKPVPLIEKLISQSSSVGDLVIDPFFGSGATLVAAANLGRQSEGADIAPSAHEFVNNRIKPVEKA is encoded by the coding sequence ATGAAGTTACATAAGATTGACGCAGTAGACTGGTTAAAAACTCTCCCGAATGAAAGTGTGGACCTCGTTATCACAGATCCACCTTATGAATCCTTAGAAAAACACCGAAAAATAGGCACCACAACCCGCTTAAAAAAAAGTGCTGGTTCGAGTAACCAATGGTTTGATATTTTTCCTAATAGTGATTTTCCTGCATTAATTGAGCAAATTTATCGTGTACTGAAAAAAAACAGTCACTTCTATTTATTTTGCGATCAAGAAACCATGTTTGTCATTAAACCCATTGCCGAAGAGCTCGGGTTTAAATTTTGGAAACCAATTGTCTGGGATAAATGTGCCATTGGTATGGGTTATCATTATCGCGCACGTTATGAATTCATTTTATTTTTCGAAAAAGGTAAGCGTAAATTACAAGATTTAGGCATGCCTGATGTCTTACAAGAAAAACGGGTTTGGCGCGGTTACCCAACCGAGAAACCAGTACCACTGATTGAAAAACTAATCAGCCAAAGTTCAAGCGTTGGTGACTTGGTTATTGATCCCTTCTTCGGTTCCGGCGCGACTTTAGTTGCTGCTGCCAACCTAGGTAGACAATCTGAAGGCGCTGATATAGCCCCTTCAGCACATGAGTTTGTAAACAACCGCATTAAACCGGTAGAAAAGGCATAA
- a CDS encoding YkgJ family cysteine cluster protein, with product MTIEITNLPVTEITCSNCEACCCRLEVMLLTETGVPKRYITTDDWGGQVMAQGHDGWCAALDRDTLMCTIYENRPWVCRIFEMASYECEEERKAHM from the coding sequence ATGACTATTGAAATAACTAATCTACCCGTTACAGAAATCACCTGTTCTAACTGTGAGGCATGTTGCTGTCGCCTAGAGGTAATGCTACTGACAGAAACGGGTGTCCCTAAGCGTTATATCACCACTGATGATTGGGGTGGCCAAGTCATGGCGCAGGGTCATGATGGTTGGTGTGCAGCGCTCGATAGAGATACATTGATGTGTACAATCTATGAGAATAGACCTTGGGTATGCCGCATATTTGAAATGGCGTCATATGAATGCGAAGAAGAACGTAAAGCACATATGTAA
- a CDS encoding DUF6172 family protein, protein MKKTFVLNHPKIVPARQVESIKSEIRKYIKRERKKTLPKGVDYWDFDCKYGATEQEAQVIHLSEINKSIDGGDLNKDASFYIEILVKDGIRVISEEDEDLDYGEE, encoded by the coding sequence ATGAAAAAAACGTTTGTATTGAACCACCCAAAAATTGTTCCAGCTCGCCAAGTTGAATCTATAAAAAGCGAAATCAGAAAATACATCAAAAGAGAGCGTAAAAAAACGCTACCTAAAGGCGTAGATTACTGGGACTTTGATTGTAAGTATGGCGCAACAGAACAAGAAGCGCAGGTTATTCACCTATCAGAAATCAATAAATCGATCGATGGCGGTGACCTAAACAAAGATGCATCTTTCTATATCGAAATTTTGGTAAAAGATGGCATTCGCGTGATCAGTGAAGAAGACGAAGATTTAGATTACGGCGAAGAATAA
- a CDS encoding DUF3313 domain-containing protein, with protein sequence MALQSRVIIALLCCLFLAGCAKTNLISATKFTSYDDFRAGPEGGVDLVWARIGLRDADRVRNKLQQYDSVILDRVYVLVEDDNSLSDEDISIITTYLTDSLINTISPHKKIVETPTNTTLHLSIAISNVETPNPILAVTSSIVPVSFGISMISKITTGEHTNVGSASIELMISDENNKPLIAAIDRRTGNKDFGTMIDSLDDTKDVIDWWIKRLAETFKATKTATE encoded by the coding sequence ATGGCCCTTCAATCACGCGTTATCATCGCCCTACTTTGCTGCTTGTTTTTGGCTGGTTGTGCGAAAACCAACTTAATATCAGCGACAAAATTTACCTCATATGATGATTTTAGAGCAGGTCCTGAAGGTGGTGTGGACCTGGTTTGGGCTAGAATAGGGTTACGAGACGCTGACCGAGTCCGTAATAAGTTACAGCAATACGACAGTGTTATTTTAGATCGAGTTTATGTATTAGTAGAAGATGATAATAGTCTTTCTGATGAAGATATCAGCATCATCACCACTTACTTAACGGACAGTTTAATTAACACTATCTCGCCACATAAAAAAATTGTCGAAACACCCACTAACACCACTCTACACTTAAGTATTGCAATCAGTAATGTAGAAACGCCAAACCCTATTCTGGCCGTGACCAGCAGTATTGTACCGGTAAGCTTTGGTATTTCGATGATTTCAAAAATTACCACAGGTGAGCATACCAATGTTGGCAGCGCCAGTATTGAACTGATGATCAGTGATGAGAACAACAAACCACTGATTGCTGCCATTGATAGACGCACAGGTAATAAAGACTTCGGTACCATGATTGATTCTTTAGACGATACCAAAGATGTTATTGATTGGTGGATCAAGCGCCTAGCTGAGACCTTCAAGGCAACTAAAACAGCCACAGAATAG
- a CDS encoding RNA polymerase sigma factor RpoD/SigA, with product MELFNESNALDLYMQQVNKTSVLLTKEQEYDTAIAAHGGDQKARQRMIQSNLRLVINIAKRYQHTSLALVDIIQEGNTGLIHAVEKFDATKGFRFSTYAVWWIKNNIERFIMNQSRTIRVPIHVGKTYKRILKNAREEVLDLKCNHDLQKIAANLELEFDDVVEILSHYFTEASLDKTIATKNESNTALVDLIEDSSICKPNDEIENTDTSSYLTEVLNHLCDRDKEIIQLRFGLGREEPQTLNAIGERLFMSRERVRQIITASLQKIKPELLVNSVNQQDYLN from the coding sequence ATGGAATTATTTAACGAATCAAACGCATTAGATCTTTACATGCAACAAGTCAATAAAACCAGCGTCTTACTAACCAAAGAGCAAGAGTACGATACTGCTATTGCTGCACATGGTGGCGATCAAAAAGCACGTCAACGTATGATCCAATCGAACTTGCGCTTAGTGATCAACATAGCTAAACGTTATCAGCATACTTCATTAGCACTTGTTGATATCATCCAAGAAGGTAATACTGGCTTAATTCACGCAGTTGAAAAATTTGATGCAACCAAAGGTTTCCGCTTTTCAACTTACGCGGTATGGTGGATTAAAAATAATATCGAACGTTTTATTATGAATCAATCTCGTACTATTCGCGTCCCTATTCATGTCGGTAAAACCTACAAACGTATCTTAAAAAATGCACGTGAAGAAGTATTAGATTTAAAATGTAACCATGACTTACAAAAGATTGCGGCTAACTTAGAGCTCGAATTTGATGATGTTGTTGAGATACTTTCTCACTACTTCACTGAAGCGAGTCTAGACAAAACCATTGCCACCAAAAACGAGTCTAATACCGCATTAGTCGACCTTATTGAAGACAGTTCGATTTGTAAACCGAATGATGAAATAGAAAATACCGATACTTCGAGTTATTTAACAGAAGTACTAAATCACCTATGCGACCGTGACAAAGAGATCATCCAGCTCAGGTTTGGCCTTGGCAGAGAAGAGCCACAAACGCTTAATGCCATTGGTGAGCGCCTATTTATGTCTCGAGAACGTGTACGCCAAATTATTACCGCCAGTTTACAAAAAATTAAACCGGAATTATTAGTTAATAGCGTCAATCAACAAGACTATCTAAACTAA
- a CDS encoding D-amino acid dehydrogenase — MEVMVLGCGVIGLTSAWYLAQAGHDVTVIDRQPRGAEETSFANAGQISYGYSSPWAAPGIPVKAIKWLAQKHAPLKIKPGLSPDLYLWAAKMLANCNQHSYEINKARMLRIANYSRDCLIDLRQQQYLVYEGRQQGTLQVFRHESQLAGIAKDIKILADSGTLYEELDVAGCLAVEPGLASVKDKIVGGLRLPDDETGDCYLFCQQLTALAQAAGVKFKFDVTVNKLNHQDDKISSVSTSAGELTADAYVVAMGCYSSALLDPILSPLGLAMPIYPVKGYSLTVPIVDSSQAPVSTVMDETYKVAMTRFDQRIRVAGTAELTGYNLDLTDSRKDTIAMVINDLFPNAGDMSQAEFWTGLRPMTPDGTPIIGKTPVVNLFTNCGHGTLGWTMACGSARYLADVVSGVTPDIDSRDLDIYRYGR, encoded by the coding sequence ATGGAAGTCATGGTATTAGGTTGCGGGGTTATTGGATTAACGTCGGCGTGGTATCTAGCGCAAGCTGGACATGATGTGACTGTCATCGATCGCCAGCCAAGAGGTGCTGAAGAGACCAGTTTTGCCAATGCCGGACAGATCTCTTATGGTTATTCCTCCCCTTGGGCTGCGCCCGGTATACCGGTGAAAGCCATCAAATGGTTAGCGCAAAAACATGCCCCTTTAAAGATTAAACCAGGGCTGTCGCCAGATTTGTACCTGTGGGCGGCCAAAATGTTGGCCAACTGTAATCAGCACAGTTATGAAATTAATAAAGCGCGAATGTTACGCATTGCCAATTATAGCCGCGATTGCTTGATTGATTTGCGTCAGCAGCAGTATCTTGTGTACGAAGGTCGTCAACAAGGTACGCTGCAGGTATTTCGTCATGAATCACAACTGGCTGGTATAGCTAAAGACATTAAAATATTGGCTGATAGTGGTACGTTATATGAAGAGTTAGATGTTGCTGGTTGTCTCGCTGTGGAGCCTGGATTAGCCAGTGTTAAAGATAAAATTGTCGGTGGATTACGGCTACCTGATGATGAAACTGGTGATTGTTATTTGTTTTGCCAGCAGCTAACAGCATTGGCACAAGCTGCGGGGGTTAAATTTAAATTTGATGTGACGGTGAATAAACTGAATCATCAAGATGACAAAATTAGCTCTGTGAGCACCAGTGCTGGCGAATTAACGGCGGATGCTTATGTGGTCGCGATGGGGTGCTATTCATCAGCGTTACTCGACCCGATTTTGTCGCCACTCGGATTAGCGATGCCGATTTATCCGGTAAAAGGCTATTCGCTCACGGTGCCGATTGTTGACAGTAGTCAAGCACCGGTTTCAACTGTGATGGATGAAACTTACAAGGTGGCGATGACGCGTTTTGATCAACGAATTCGCGTTGCTGGTACAGCAGAGTTAACTGGCTATAATTTAGATTTAACGGATTCTCGAAAAGACACGATTGCGATGGTAATAAATGACTTATTTCCCAACGCGGGTGATATGAGTCAAGCGGAGTTTTGGACTGGCCTACGACCTATGACCCCCGATGGTACGCCAATTATTGGTAAAACGCCGGTAGTTAACTTATTCACCAATTGTGGCCACGGTACCTTAGGTTGGACCATGGCGTGTGGCTCTGCGCGTTATCTTGCTGATGTTGTCAGCGGCGTTACCCCTGATATTGATAGCCGTGATTTAGATATTTATCGCTATGGGCGTTAA
- a CDS encoding patatin family protein, which translates to MSQPKNNTLTTIASCCATTPIKDAALVVEGGGQRGIFTAGILDSWLANDFNPFSLLIGTSAGAQNLSSYMTRQSGHAKRSIMQLSKHPAFFDMKRPLSGRNTVDLDWYFDKVNDPEYQLNMNCAQAQLKNRQLLFSATTINGFCPAFLEPTADNWLTMLKASSALPYLYKKGVAIGDSHYVDGGVALPIPIQEAYHRGAKKIIVLRTVPAHQNVRSPWAHKLKSWVCSSQRCPKVLDIITGHENAYSEAIDFIHTPPVDAQIIEIAPPQPLASRILGSSDEALAADYKMGYEMGSQFLASHHAALFR; encoded by the coding sequence ATGAGCCAACCAAAAAATAATACTTTAACCACTATCGCAAGTTGTTGTGCGACAACACCAATCAAAGATGCAGCTCTGGTTGTCGAAGGCGGCGGGCAACGCGGTATTTTTACGGCAGGTATCTTAGATAGTTGGTTAGCAAACGACTTTAATCCTTTTTCATTACTGATCGGTACATCAGCTGGTGCGCAGAACTTATCCAGTTACATGACCAGACAATCAGGACATGCCAAACGTTCCATTATGCAACTCTCCAAACATCCGGCATTTTTTGATATGAAACGTCCGCTGTCAGGACGTAATACCGTCGATCTTGATTGGTATTTTGATAAAGTAAATGATCCTGAATACCAGCTCAATATGAACTGCGCACAAGCACAATTGAAAAACCGTCAACTGCTTTTCTCAGCGACAACGATTAATGGATTCTGCCCTGCATTTCTTGAACCGACCGCGGATAATTGGCTCACTATGTTGAAAGCATCAAGTGCCTTGCCATATTTGTATAAGAAAGGAGTTGCGATTGGTGACAGCCATTACGTTGATGGTGGAGTGGCATTACCGATTCCAATTCAAGAGGCTTACCATCGTGGCGCTAAAAAAATAATTGTACTGCGCACCGTACCCGCACATCAAAATGTACGCTCGCCGTGGGCGCATAAGCTCAAGTCTTGGGTATGCAGCTCACAACGTTGCCCCAAAGTATTGGATATTATCACCGGTCATGAGAACGCTTACAGTGAGGCAATAGACTTTATTCATACACCGCCAGTTGACGCGCAAATAATTGAAATTGCCCCACCACAACCATTAGCAAGTCGTATTCTTGGTAGCAGTGATGAAGCATTAGCCGCCGATTACAAAATGGGTTATGAAATGGGCTCGCAATTTTTAGCCAGTCATCACGCGGCGTTGTTTAGATAG
- a CDS encoding YeiH family protein, producing MFKLFTNYSFQKKDLLFIILGLLCLTPLISSPVALVLGFTLATLGFVPTSINLGTITKKTLAYSIVGLGFGINLDEAIVATKDGLGIIVTSIFCTLILGWFLTKALKIDKKTGYLISAGTAICGGSAIAAVAPAINAKNDQTSLALAVVFILNSVALFVFPVIGHLLEMSQHAFGVWSAIAIHDTSSVVGAASAYGDEALLTATTLKLARALWIIPVAFISALLFKGDSKKITVPFFILFYCFAIFIAYALPDYQVLYQGIFSVSKQVLVMCLFLIGAGITVQKVKDAGVKPLVLGVLLWVVISTSSLVYILYFM from the coding sequence ATGTTTAAATTATTCACTAATTACTCATTCCAGAAAAAAGATTTATTATTTATCATTCTTGGTTTGTTATGTTTAACACCCCTTATCTCATCTCCTGTTGCCTTAGTGCTTGGCTTTACGCTCGCGACATTAGGCTTTGTACCTACAAGTATTAACTTAGGTACGATCACCAAAAAAACACTGGCGTATTCTATTGTTGGTTTAGGTTTTGGCATTAATCTAGACGAAGCTATTGTCGCGACTAAAGACGGGCTTGGTATTATTGTAACGTCAATATTCTGTACTTTAATTCTCGGTTGGTTCTTGACTAAAGCGTTAAAAATTGACAAAAAAACAGGATATTTAATTTCTGCAGGTACCGCTATTTGTGGTGGTAGTGCGATCGCAGCTGTTGCACCGGCCATCAATGCTAAAAATGATCAAACGTCACTGGCATTGGCTGTGGTATTTATTCTTAACTCAGTTGCTTTGTTTGTCTTTCCTGTTATTGGTCACTTATTAGAAATGAGCCAGCATGCCTTTGGTGTGTGGAGTGCGATTGCTATTCATGATACTTCTTCTGTTGTTGGTGCGGCGTCTGCTTATGGTGATGAAGCGCTATTAACTGCGACGACATTAAAATTAGCACGGGCATTATGGATTATTCCAGTGGCATTTATTAGTGCATTGTTGTTTAAAGGCGATAGCAAAAAGATAACGGTGCCGTTCTTTATTTTGTTTTATTGCTTCGCTATTTTCATTGCTTATGCATTACCTGATTATCAGGTTTTATATCAAGGTATTTTTAGTGTTTCTAAGCAAGTATTGGTTATGTGCTTATTTTTAATCGGTGCTGGTATCACAGTGCAAAAAGTCAAAGACGCAGGTGTAAAACCATTAGTACTCGGTGTGCTGCTGTGGGTAGTAATTAGTACTAGTTCATTGGTGTACATTCTATATTTTATGTAA
- a CDS encoding HD-GYP domain-containing protein — MLNYSEINQMFNQDEDTPVHLDTLYNVAINNYQGLSRLSVIVIKNNNASNYFVRDRLSADNNDELFTKKVSPSGGIPMMIKSQSERIINDLSNSTLNSRTLFLLNNGHRSGFSYPLSFKGKVIAIVFFNASEVNFFAKRSIQKDMLFLATIIHSLMVRQFEKKQFIDISLAIALNMGHAKDPETQGHLNRMERYSSKLAYLLSEKKKIDHEFIRRIETYAAFHDIGKYKIPDDILFSREIFTPEEREIMNQHCAHGVDIIDDVLGYFPMNMRYVEEYRFLKNIILHHHEHFDGNGYPMGLKADAIPLEARIVMVADVFDALLSKRLYKQAWSLDEVVAYMAAHSGTMFDPDCVDVLITNIADFIAIYDAYADE, encoded by the coding sequence ATGCTTAATTATAGTGAAATAAATCAAATGTTTAATCAAGATGAAGATACGCCCGTTCATCTTGATACCCTCTACAATGTTGCGATTAACAACTACCAGGGATTATCGCGATTGTCTGTTATTGTGATTAAGAATAATAACGCGTCTAATTATTTTGTTCGTGATCGACTCTCCGCTGATAATAATGACGAACTTTTTACTAAAAAAGTGAGTCCGAGTGGCGGCATTCCTATGATGATAAAGTCGCAATCAGAACGTATCATTAATGATTTATCCAATTCAACGCTAAATTCTAGGACGTTATTTTTATTGAATAATGGTCATCGTAGTGGTTTTTCTTATCCGTTGTCATTTAAAGGCAAAGTGATTGCGATAGTGTTCTTTAATGCCTCTGAAGTGAACTTTTTTGCGAAACGTTCCATACAGAAGGATATGTTATTTTTAGCAACGATTATTCATTCTTTAATGGTTCGTCAATTTGAGAAAAAACAATTTATCGATATTTCATTAGCGATAGCCCTAAATATGGGCCATGCCAAGGATCCTGAAACCCAAGGGCATCTTAATCGAATGGAGCGATATAGTTCAAAATTGGCCTATTTATTGAGTGAAAAGAAAAAGATTGATCATGAGTTCATCCGTCGAATTGAAACCTATGCCGCTTTTCATGATATTGGTAAATATAAGATCCCCGATGATATTTTATTTAGTCGTGAGATTTTCACACCTGAAGAACGCGAGATAATGAATCAACACTGTGCCCATGGCGTTGATATTATCGATGATGTACTGGGCTATTTCCCGATGAATATGCGTTATGTTGAAGAGTATCGTTTTCTTAAAAATATTATTCTTCATCATCATGAACACTTCGACGGTAATGGTTATCCGATGGGATTAAAAGCAGATGCAATTCCGCTGGAAGCTAGGATCGTGATGGTTGCTGATGTATTCGATGCGCTATTAAGTAAACGTCTATATAAACAAGCTTGGAGTCTTGATGAGGTTGTAGCTTATATGGCGGCACATTCAGGTACTATGTTTGATCCTGATTGCGTTGATGTATTGATTACTAATATTGCTGATTTTATTGCGATTTATGACGCTTATGCTGATGAATAA
- a CDS encoding glutathione S-transferase → MPLPILYSLQNCPYAMRARLGLLLAQQPVMLRAVIMKNKPAAMLAVSPKATVPVLVFDDGSVIDESLDIMIWALHQSDPLDLLHRHEPEAYPAMLALIDIHDTVFTSALSKYKYAVRYHTDDEVELRNQCAIYATMLESHLSQHAYLIGGQVSLADYAILPLIRQFARIDRQWYLQAPLPHLRNWLNKHLQDQRFAKAMAKYPQWLETNEEFLFGHAD, encoded by the coding sequence ATGCCACTGCCAATTTTATACTCATTACAAAACTGTCCTTATGCGATGCGCGCACGACTGGGGTTATTACTCGCACAGCAGCCGGTAATGCTACGCGCGGTAATCATGAAAAATAAACCAGCAGCAATGCTCGCGGTATCACCAAAGGCCACAGTTCCGGTATTAGTGTTCGATGATGGCAGCGTAATTGACGAAAGCTTAGACATTATGATTTGGGCGCTACACCAAAGTGACCCATTAGATTTACTGCACAGACATGAGCCAGAAGCCTATCCTGCCATGCTCGCCCTGATTGATATTCACGATACGGTGTTTACTTCGGCATTGAGTAAATATAAATACGCAGTTCGTTACCATACCGATGATGAAGTTGAGTTACGCAACCAATGTGCAATTTATGCAACCATGCTCGAATCACATTTAAGCCAACATGCTTATTTAATCGGTGGACAAGTCAGTTTGGCTGATTACGCAATTTTACCGCTGATTCGTCAGTTTGCCCGTATTGATCGTCAATGGTATCTGCAAGCGCCCTTGCCCCACTTACGTAATTGGTTGAATAAACATTTACAAGATCAACGCTTTGCTAAAGCAATGGCAAAATACCCACAGTGGTTAGAAACAAATGAAGAATTTTTATTTGGTCATGCCGATTAA
- a CDS encoding ferredoxin--NADP reductase yields MKDTPHGLIKGEVTGRINWTDSEFSLQITADIACYTAGQFTKLALYDGSGGDEGEWIRRAYSFVNSPNHALGQQVMEFLIIAVPDGQLSSRLDRLQVGDDVYVGKSPAGFMTLDEIPRYTKDLWLLSTGTAIGPFLSLLDEVETQQRFDNVVLVHAVRTSAELVYQDKIQHLEERYQGKFHYVPIVSRENRKDTLRGRIPALLKTGDLVNAAGIALTTDYSFFYLCGNPSMVKDTSEVLIQLGYQKHSRRSTGHFNSENYW; encoded by the coding sequence ATGAAGGACACACCACATGGTCTAATTAAGGGCGAAGTGACGGGGCGGATTAACTGGACTGACAGCGAATTCAGTTTACAGATCACCGCCGATATAGCTTGTTATACCGCAGGTCAATTTACTAAATTGGCACTATACGATGGCAGTGGAGGTGATGAGGGTGAGTGGATTCGTAGGGCTTATTCATTTGTAAATTCTCCAAATCATGCGCTGGGTCAACAAGTGATGGAGTTTTTGATTATCGCGGTGCCTGATGGACAATTGTCATCACGATTAGATAGGTTACAAGTGGGTGATGATGTGTATGTTGGTAAAAGTCCCGCTGGTTTTATGACCTTAGATGAAATACCACGTTATACAAAAGACTTATGGTTATTGTCTACTGGCACTGCGATCGGGCCATTTTTATCGTTACTTGATGAAGTCGAGACCCAACAACGCTTTGACAATGTGGTGTTAGTTCATGCGGTGAGAACGTCTGCTGAATTAGTCTATCAAGATAAAATACAACATCTGGAAGAAAGGTATCAGGGTAAGTTTCATTATGTGCCGATAGTGTCTCGTGAAAATAGAAAAGATACATTACGCGGCCGCATTCCTGCACTATTAAAGACTGGTGATTTGGTTAATGCAGCGGGTATCGCACTGACGACAGATTATAGTTTTTTCTATTTGTGTGGTAATCCCAGTATGGTGAAGGATACCAGTGAAGTGTTAATTCAGCTTGGATATCAAAAACATTCACGTCGCAGTACAGGGCATTTTAACTCAGAAAACTACTGGTAA